A stretch of DNA from Allomeiothermus silvanus DSM 9946:
TCGAGCGCGCCCTTGGTGTCGGCGATCTCCTTGAAGCGGAGGAAGAGGTTTTGCAGCTGCTCCTCGGGGAGGTTGAAGCCGAGTTCGGCCAGCGCCTTGCGGAAAGCGTTGCGCCCGGAGTGCTTGCCCAGCACCAGTACGGCGGCCTGGCGGCCCACGATCTCGGCGTTCATGATCTCGTAGGTCTCTTTGTTCTTGATCACCCCGTCTTGGTGAATGCCCGACTCGTGGGCGAAGGCGTTATCCCCCACGATGGCCTTGTTGGGCTGCACTACCATCCCGGTATAGCGCTCGACCATGCGGCTCATGCGGTAGATCTCGCGGGTGTGGATACGGGTCTCGGCCCGGTAGTGGTCGCGCCGGGTGTAGAGGGCCATCACCACCTCCTCCAAAGCCGTGTTTCCGGCCCGCTCCCCGATCCCGTTGATGGTGCACTCAATCTGGGTAGCCCCGTTCTCCACCCCCGCCAAAGCGTTCGCCGTGGCCATGCCCAGATCGTCGTGGCAGTGCACCGAGATGTGCACGTCGCGGCCGCGCACCACCTCGTCACGAATGCGCCGGATGAGCGCTCCGTACTCCTGCGGCACCCCGTAGCCGGTGGTATCGGGGAGGTTGATGGTAGTGGCCCCAGCCGCGATAGCCACTTCGTAAAGCCGCTTGACGAAGTCGAAGTCGGCGCGCATGACGTCTTGCGCGCTAAACTCCACGTCGTCGGTAAACTCCTTGGCGTAGCGCACCATGGCTTCAGAAAGCTCGAGCACCTCCTCGGGGGTCTTCCTGAGCATGTACTCGAGGTGCACCCGGCTGGCGCTGGTGAAAACGTGGATGCGCCGTTTCTCGGCGGGCGCGATGGCCTCCGCGGCCCGCTCGATGTCGGCCTTGTTGGTCCTGGCCAAGGCGCAGATCACCGGGCCCTTTACCTCGCGGGCGATCCGGTTGACGCACTCAAAATCGCCCTGCGAGGTGATGGGAAACCCGGCCTCGATGATATCTACCCCCAGCCGGGCCAGGCCATGGGCGATCTCGAGCTTTTGGGGAACCGAAAGGGCTACGCCCGGGGATTGTTCCCCATCCCTGAGGGTCGTATCGAAGATTCGGATATGTCGCATGGAAACCTCCTGGTTTGGTCGCACGTCTTACGTGCCGCGTCATCGCCTTGGGGTGCGTAACG
This window harbors:
- a CDS encoding 2-isopropylmalate synthase, translated to MRHIRIFDTTLRDGEQSPGVALSVPQKLEIAHGLARLGVDIIEAGFPITSQGDFECVNRIAREVKGPVICALARTNKADIERAAEAIAPAEKRRIHVFTSASRVHLEYMLRKTPEEVLELSEAMVRYAKEFTDDVEFSAQDVMRADFDFVKRLYEVAIAAGATTINLPDTTGYGVPQEYGALIRRIRDEVVRGRDVHISVHCHDDLGMATANALAGVENGATQIECTINGIGERAGNTALEEVVMALYTRRDHYRAETRIHTREIYRMSRMVERYTGMVVQPNKAIVGDNAFAHESGIHQDGVIKNKETYEIMNAEIVGRQAAVLVLGKHSGRNAFRKALAELGFNLPEEQLQNLFLRFKEIADTKGALETDELRALVESESVNTPQLFSIEQLQFFSGYGMLPTATVRLKTPKGEVTTTAIGDGPVDAVYKAISEAIELQPELELYRVESVTGSTEALGEVTVKLRLGEVLTTGHGVSPDIIEASARAYLDAVNRFVAGQASKHPPSLDEVQAKGAAS